A portion of the Paenibacillus hamazuiensis genome contains these proteins:
- a CDS encoding MTH1187 family thiamine-binding protein — protein sequence MAIAEVTVIPIGTETTSLSAYVARLHKVLEQEQAAGGIRFQLTPMSTIIEGELDELFRVIRLVHEVPFEQGASRVSTSIKIDDRRDKPASMEQKLRSVAEKI from the coding sequence ATGGCTATTGCCGAAGTAACCGTCATTCCTATAGGTACGGAAACAACCAGTCTCAGCGCTTATGTCGCCCGTTTGCATAAGGTGCTTGAACAAGAGCAGGCTGCAGGTGGAATCCGGTTTCAACTGACTCCGATGAGCACGATCATTGAAGGGGAATTGGACGAGCTGTTCCGTGTCATCCGCTTGGTGCACGAGGTTCCTTTCGAACAAGGAGCAAGCCGCGTGTCCACCTCCATAAAAATCGATGATCGCCGCGACAAACCGGCCAGCATGGAGCAAAAACTGCGTTCGGTTGCCGAGAAAATATAA
- a CDS encoding GMC family oxidoreductase, protein MNRKYANEEVDVVIVGAGAAGGVLAKELSESGMSVVVLDAGPMWDPQHDFASDELSMQRLGWEETRLVDGRDPLTMGHNNSGRGIGGGTTHFTGVFLRFHDADFRARTLDGVADDWPIGYDDLAPYYDKIEKEIAVSGPKHFPWGNFHGPYLYPERDPLSPNAYVFQKGCEALGIRHVVAPLAILSAPFEDRPPCINRGFCNQGCMPNAKFSTLIVHIPKAMRAGAEVLPNCMVTQVMTDKHGRASGVTFVHEGKEYVQKARLVILSAYVVETPRLLLNSANGRYPSGLANSSGWVGRGFMTHSSHDVYAKFAEEVRLYKGTPVLATTQDFYETMPDAGFVRGYTLHAHGARPLAFVKGIANSQTGLLWGEKLRQTALDYNFYGRVTMVGEVLPHPDNRITLADEKDDLGLPRAKVTFSFGENDRRLIDHAVVKMGQILEAAGGKVEFVVPDTAHLMGGCRMGANPDESVVNSYGQTHDIPNLFICDASIFVTSGAGNPTNTVMALAARTADYIRKQAAQLFSLSEKPIHV, encoded by the coding sequence ATGAATCGTAAATATGCAAACGAAGAGGTCGATGTCGTTATCGTCGGCGCCGGGGCTGCCGGCGGGGTGCTCGCCAAAGAGCTCAGCGAGTCGGGCATGAGCGTTGTCGTACTTGATGCCGGGCCGATGTGGGACCCTCAGCATGACTTCGCCAGCGACGAACTCTCAATGCAGCGGCTCGGCTGGGAGGAAACCCGCCTCGTGGATGGCCGGGATCCCCTCACCATGGGACACAACAATTCCGGCCGCGGGATCGGCGGCGGAACGACGCATTTTACCGGAGTGTTTCTGCGGTTTCACGATGCCGACTTTCGTGCTCGCACCTTGGACGGCGTTGCGGACGACTGGCCGATCGGTTACGACGATCTGGCCCCCTATTACGATAAAATCGAAAAGGAAATCGCGGTTTCCGGACCGAAGCATTTTCCTTGGGGCAACTTCCATGGTCCATACCTTTATCCCGAACGCGATCCGCTTAGTCCAAACGCATACGTTTTTCAAAAAGGCTGTGAGGCGCTCGGCATTCGCCACGTCGTTGCGCCTCTGGCGATATTGTCCGCCCCGTTTGAGGATAGACCGCCGTGCATCAACCGCGGGTTTTGCAACCAAGGATGTATGCCCAACGCCAAATTCAGCACGCTGATCGTCCATATACCAAAGGCGATGCGGGCGGGCGCGGAAGTGCTGCCTAACTGCATGGTTACGCAAGTGATGACGGACAAGCACGGACGGGCCAGCGGCGTCACCTTCGTCCATGAAGGCAAGGAATACGTGCAAAAAGCGCGCCTCGTTATTTTGTCCGCCTATGTGGTAGAAACTCCTCGGCTGCTGCTGAATTCGGCTAACGGGCGTTACCCAAGCGGACTCGCCAACAGCAGCGGATGGGTCGGCCGCGGGTTTATGACGCACAGCAGCCACGATGTGTACGCAAAGTTTGCCGAAGAAGTACGCTTGTATAAAGGAACGCCGGTGCTCGCTACGACGCAGGATTTTTACGAAACGATGCCGGACGCCGGCTTTGTTCGCGGATATACGCTGCACGCACACGGAGCCAGGCCGCTCGCGTTCGTCAAAGGAATTGCAAACTCGCAAACCGGGTTGTTATGGGGAGAGAAGCTGAGGCAGACCGCCTTGGATTATAACTTCTACGGGCGTGTTACGATGGTTGGCGAAGTGCTGCCTCATCCGGATAACCGGATCACCCTTGCCGACGAGAAGGACGATCTTGGCTTGCCCCGCGCGAAGGTCACCTTCAGCTTTGGCGAAAATGACCGTCGGCTCATCGATCATGCCGTGGTCAAAATGGGCCAAATTCTCGAAGCAGCCGGAGGAAAAGTGGAATTTGTCGTTCCGGACACGGCTCATTTGATGGGCGGATGTCGAATGGGGGCGAACCCGGACGAATCGGTTGTCAACTCTTACGGCCAAACGCACGATATCCCGAACCTGTTTATTTGCGACGCCAGCATTTTCGTCACATCGGGGGCGGGCAATCCGACCAATACCGTGATGGCGCTGGCAGCCCGAACCGCGGATTACATCCGCAAACAAGCTGCGCAGCTCTTCTCTCTAAGCGAAAAGCCCATCCATGTGTGA
- a CDS encoding gluconate 2-dehydrogenase subunit 3 family protein: MSKTTHYPSYDVMSHAEHWDDHTQHIVTSRLIREKSYSFLTTVEAEILRAWCSKLVGDMRGEIIQYVLCHIDQTLSDGRGEGQRKPDVAPAPELIRKGLKAIDATCQSLHAKHFFELEDYMQQGLMKDISEGSAEPASIWASVPQQDLFKKLLNYTLEAYYSHPTVWSEIGYAGPAYPRGYIRARAGQWDAWEARLENES; this comes from the coding sequence ATGAGCAAAACGACACATTATCCGTCCTACGACGTGATGAGTCATGCGGAGCATTGGGACGACCATACGCAGCATATTGTGACGTCCCGGCTCATTAGGGAAAAATCGTACTCTTTCCTCACAACGGTGGAGGCGGAAATTTTGCGGGCCTGGTGCTCGAAGCTGGTAGGCGATATGCGTGGGGAAATCATTCAATATGTGCTTTGCCATATCGATCAGACTTTATCGGACGGCCGCGGGGAGGGCCAGCGAAAGCCGGATGTCGCGCCGGCCCCCGAGCTGATCCGCAAAGGCCTGAAAGCTATCGATGCGACTTGTCAGTCGCTTCATGCCAAACATTTTTTCGAGCTGGAAGATTACATGCAGCAGGGGCTTATGAAAGATATCAGCGAAGGTTCTGCGGAGCCTGCTTCCATTTGGGCCTCCGTTCCCCAGCAGGATCTGTTTAAAAAACTTCTGAACTATACGCTGGAAGCGTACTATTCCCATCCGACCGTATGGTCGGAAATCGGCTATGCCGGGCCCGCTTATCCGCGCGGTTATATTCGGGCTCGTGCAGGGCAATGGGATGCATGGGAGGCGAGACTCGAAAATGAATCGTAA
- the larA gene encoding nickel-dependent lactate racemase, which translates to MYGKGNVPLAWAPDRVPDIISYQAEPHPDASSCIERALAQPIGTPPLRQLARGRSNAVILISDISRLCPTYLFLIRLLDELNEAGIGDDRIHVIVALGLHRKQTEDELRQLAGDAAYRRVRVMNHSAMSEDCVFLGTTSLGTPVEINRIVAEADLRIATGNIEPHALVGISGGVKALVPGAASHRCIECNHSLSQRYTARPGDPGNPVHRDLEEAQQLAPIHFLFNVIVDHERRIIDAFAGDVAEAHRIGAERAAALFVVPVHRKYDVTVVSAGGHPKDTQLYQAIKSLKNAASITRHGGDILLVAECEEMFGNGIFQFWMETMQDRAEMVDKLKRQFVLGAHKILHIDEVLQKHRVHIHSRIPEPIVRLIGFEPARNLQAAYDRLTADRSRSVALMPCGALTFPQMQSTITSHKAGV; encoded by the coding sequence TTGTATGGCAAGGGGAACGTTCCATTGGCATGGGCTCCCGACCGGGTGCCGGACATCATCTCCTACCAGGCTGAACCCCATCCCGATGCGTCGTCATGCATAGAACGGGCGCTTGCCCAGCCGATCGGAACGCCGCCGCTGCGCCAGCTCGCCCGCGGGCGTTCGAACGCGGTCATTTTGATCAGCGATATAAGCCGGCTGTGCCCGACCTATTTGTTTTTGATACGGCTGCTTGATGAGCTGAATGAAGCCGGCATCGGCGATGACCGCATTCATGTCATCGTGGCGCTTGGACTTCACCGGAAACAGACGGAAGACGAGCTGCGTCAGCTCGCCGGCGACGCCGCATACCGGCGCGTCCGGGTGATGAACCATTCCGCTATGAGCGAGGACTGCGTTTTTCTCGGCACCACCTCTTTGGGCACTCCGGTGGAAATTAACCGCATCGTGGCCGAAGCCGATCTGCGAATCGCAACCGGCAATATCGAACCGCACGCGCTGGTAGGTATTTCGGGAGGGGTTAAAGCGCTCGTTCCGGGAGCAGCCTCCCACCGCTGCATCGAATGCAACCATTCGCTATCGCAGCGATATACCGCACGGCCCGGCGATCCGGGCAATCCGGTGCACCGCGACTTGGAGGAAGCGCAGCAGCTCGCACCGATTCACTTCTTGTTCAACGTGATTGTCGATCATGAACGCCGGATCATCGATGCCTTTGCCGGAGATGTCGCGGAGGCTCATCGTATCGGGGCGGAGCGGGCCGCAGCCTTATTCGTGGTCCCCGTCCACCGGAAGTACGATGTGACGGTCGTCTCCGCCGGCGGCCATCCGAAGGATACTCAGCTGTACCAAGCGATCAAGTCTTTGAAAAATGCCGCTTCCATCACAAGGCACGGCGGCGATATCCTGCTTGTCGCCGAATGCGAGGAGATGTTCGGAAACGGAATATTCCAGTTTTGGATGGAAACGATGCAGGATCGGGCAGAGATGGTCGACAAGCTGAAAAGACAGTTCGTTCTTGGCGCTCATAAAATTTTGCACATTGACGAGGTTCTGCAAAAACACCGGGTGCACATCCACTCCCGGATTCCCGAACCAATCGTCCGGCTGATCGGGTTCGAGCCGGCCCGCAACCTGCAGGCGGCTTATGACCGGCTGACCGCCGACCGTTCCAGATCGGTTGCCTTGATGCCCTGCGGAGCGCTTACTTTTCCGCAAATGCAATCAACAATAACTTCACATAAAGCGGGTGTTTAA
- a CDS encoding C40 family peptidase, translating into MFKRNLLRTAGVTAAMTVMLTGAFAGQAFAAYDDMDAVSIVKKMVGKDYDAGSESPSQGFDASGLIFYVYDLLDYNMPRGLSAQYKMNKPLIKSLSSVKEGDVLFFGSGSTPNTSGIYIGNDKMILASKSKDEVIIQPINSTFEKSFIGARRVLSANDQKRVQLVLDARKYLGTPYVFGAKYGQTKTFDCSSFMKTIFAENGITLPRVSRNQAKEGKFVSKSNLDVGDLVFFTTKDSGGKIGHVGMYAGNGMMIHTYGEGGVKYSTIETGWWKDHYVTARRVIN; encoded by the coding sequence ATGTTCAAACGCAACCTGCTTCGTACCGCAGGAGTTACCGCTGCAATGACCGTGATGCTGACCGGGGCATTTGCCGGACAAGCTTTTGCCGCATACGACGATATGGACGCCGTCTCGATTGTCAAAAAAATGGTGGGCAAAGATTACGATGCGGGCTCCGAGTCTCCTTCCCAAGGATTCGACGCTTCCGGGCTGATCTTTTACGTGTACGACCTGCTTGATTACAATATGCCGCGAGGTTTGAGCGCACAATATAAAATGAACAAGCCTTTAATCAAGAGCTTAAGCTCCGTAAAGGAAGGGGATGTGCTTTTCTTCGGCAGCGGCTCCACTCCGAATACATCAGGGATCTACATAGGCAATGACAAGATGATCCTGGCTTCCAAAAGCAAGGACGAAGTGATCATCCAACCGATCAATTCCACATTTGAAAAAAGTTTTATAGGCGCGCGCCGCGTTCTGTCCGCGAATGATCAGAAGCGCGTCCAACTGGTGCTTGACGCTCGCAAATACTTGGGAACGCCTTACGTTTTTGGCGCCAAATACGGGCAAACCAAGACGTTTGATTGCTCTTCGTTCATGAAAACGATTTTTGCCGAAAACGGCATCACACTGCCGAGAGTATCCCGCAACCAGGCCAAAGAAGGGAAGTTTGTGAGCAAGAGCAACCTCGACGTAGGCGACCTGGTGTTTTTCACGACGAAGGATTCAGGTGGAAAAATCGGCCATGTCGGAATGTACGCGGGCAATGGCATGATGATTCATACGTACGGAGAAGGCGGCGTCAAGTACAGCACAATCGAAACGGGCTGGTGGAAAGATCACTATGTGACGGCCCGTCGGGTGATCAACTGA